Proteins co-encoded in one Armatimonadota bacterium genomic window:
- a CDS encoding tripartite tricarboxylate transporter permease → MDAVLKGLAFVLQPTTLLWIVVGDIVGIFIGALPGLTATMGLALLLPITIQLDSLTGIALMLGLYFGAVTGASIPAILFGIPGNPNAIATVLDGLPLARKGQAGVALGGAVIASLIGGLISTVALLVASPALARFSLLFGPAEYFALAVASLTIIASVSGTSLLKGLVMGAVGVLLSTVGIDTMTGAKRFMFGNPYLANGIGLVPVLIGMFGITQALEDAARPGGVGEMVTQRLGRLFPPLAQLRRMWRIILESSWIGTLVGILPGAGASVAVMLAYERAKQLSERPDEFGSGRLEGVIAPEVANNACIGGGLIPTLTLALPAESAAVPILAALVIHGITPGPLLFSFQPHFIYAVVFTMIVANVTTCIFQLGGIRLFVKALSVPPATLTPLIIVLSVLGAYALNGWLFDVGVAVAAGVGGFFLKRAGYPLIPLILGLVLGGMLESEFRRMMIITGGDLTVFVSRPLAALLLAVGAISLVRQLAAQRRRAAGHGQ, encoded by the coding sequence CGCGACCATGGGGCTGGCCCTCCTCCTCCCCATCACCATCCAGCTGGACAGCCTGACGGGCATTGCCCTGATGCTGGGGCTCTACTTCGGTGCGGTGACGGGCGCGTCTATCCCGGCGATCCTCTTTGGCATTCCCGGAAACCCCAACGCCATCGCCACCGTGCTGGACGGCCTGCCCCTGGCGCGGAAGGGGCAGGCCGGGGTGGCTCTGGGCGGGGCGGTGATCGCGTCCCTGATCGGCGGGCTGATCAGCACGGTCGCCCTCCTGGTCGCCTCCCCGGCGCTGGCCCGCTTCTCCCTGCTCTTCGGGCCGGCCGAGTACTTTGCCCTGGCCGTCGCCAGCCTGACCATCATCGCCAGCGTCTCGGGGACCTCGCTGCTGAAGGGGCTGGTGATGGGGGCGGTGGGAGTCCTGCTCTCCACGGTGGGCATCGATACCATGACCGGCGCCAAGCGTTTCATGTTCGGCAACCCTTACCTTGCCAACGGGATCGGCCTGGTGCCGGTGCTCATCGGGATGTTCGGGATCACCCAGGCGCTGGAGGACGCGGCCCGCCCCGGCGGGGTGGGCGAGATGGTCACCCAGCGGCTGGGCCGCCTCTTTCCTCCGCTGGCACAGCTACGCCGCATGTGGCGCATCATCCTGGAGTCGAGCTGGATCGGCACGCTGGTGGGCATCCTCCCGGGGGCGGGGGCGAGCGTGGCCGTCATGCTCGCCTACGAGCGCGCCAAGCAGCTCTCGGAGCGGCCGGACGAGTTCGGCAGCGGCAGGCTGGAAGGAGTCATCGCGCCCGAGGTCGCCAACAACGCCTGCATCGGTGGAGGGCTCATCCCCACGCTGACCCTGGCCCTGCCCGCTGAGTCCGCCGCCGTCCCCATCCTGGCCGCGCTGGTCATCCACGGAATCACGCCAGGGCCGCTGCTCTTCTCGTTCCAGCCGCACTTCATCTACGCCGTGGTCTTCACCATGATCGTGGCCAACGTCACCACCTGCATCTTTCAGCTGGGTGGCATCCGCCTGTTCGTCAAGGCGCTAAGCGTGCCTCCGGCCACGCTGACTCCGCTGATCATCGTCCTCTCGGTGCTGGGCGCGTATGCGCTGAACGGATGGCTCTTCGACGTAGGAGTGGCAGTGGCCGCCGGCGTGGGCGGGTTCTTCCTGAAGCGCGCCGGGTACCCCCTGATCCCGCTGATCCTGGGCCTGGTGCTGGGCGGGATGCTGGAATCCGAGTTCCGCCGGATGATGATCATCACCGGAGGCGACCTCACGGTCTTCGTCAGCCGGCCGCTGGCTGCGCTGCTGCTGGCCGTTGGCGCGATTTCGCTGGTCCGCCAGCTCGCGGCGCAGCGTCGTAGGGCTGCGGGGCATGGGCAGTGA
- a CDS encoding HAD hydrolase-like protein, translated as MTRSVVVFDYDGTLVDTFAAKQAAYTRAVLETLALDESARALVEASYARTSGAHRFTQLAETARELGVPVTDAQREEFSRRFSAYNAALADAMPEFPSARRVLQGLAARYDLVLTSGMPQDVLVADVRRRGLLAYFTRVEGGDKAATLDRLRAEGRRVVLMVGDTAHDASVAGSRGVPFYRVGSDADLARLLEILA; from the coding sequence GTGACGCGGTCTGTCGTCGTCTTCGACTACGATGGGACGCTGGTGGACACCTTCGCCGCCAAACAGGCAGCGTACACGCGGGCGGTGCTGGAAACGCTGGCCCTGGACGAGTCTGCCCGGGCGCTGGTCGAGGCGTCCTACGCCCGCACCAGCGGCGCGCACCGTTTCACCCAGCTGGCGGAGACGGCCCGGGAGCTCGGGGTGCCTGTGACGGACGCGCAGCGAGAGGAGTTCTCCCGCCGCTTCTCCGCCTACAATGCCGCGCTGGCCGACGCCATGCCGGAGTTCCCCTCCGCCCGCCGCGTCCTTCAGGGGCTGGCCGCGCGGTACGACCTGGTGCTCACCAGCGGCATGCCCCAGGACGTGCTGGTGGCGGACGTCAGGCGGCGCGGTCTGCTCGCATACTTCACGCGGGTGGAGGGTGGGGACAAAGCCGCCACGTTGGACCGCCTGCGCGCGGAGGGCCGGCGCGTGGTGCTGATGGTCGGTGACACCGCCCATGATGCATCGGTGGCCGGCTCGCGGGGAGTGCCGTTCTACCGCGTGGGTAGCGACGCCGACCTGGCCCGCCTCCTGGAGATCCTTGCATGA
- the folK gene encoding 2-amino-4-hydroxy-6-hydroxymethyldihydropteridine diphosphokinase yields the protein MARAYLGLGSNLGDRLALLREAEARLRATPGIRVLARSAVYETEPVGPVDQPWFLNQVLLVETTLDPHALLDAVQQVEAALGRTREARWGPRTIDIDILLYDREVVASPRLSLPHPELARRRFVLLPLADLDPTLRLPDGRSVTELLHALGNRQRVRRIETT from the coding sequence ATGGCGCGGGCCTACCTCGGCCTCGGCTCCAACCTGGGCGACCGTCTGGCGCTGCTGCGCGAGGCCGAGGCGCGCCTGCGTGCGACGCCGGGGATTCGGGTGCTGGCGCGCTCCGCGGTCTACGAGACCGAGCCCGTCGGCCCGGTCGACCAGCCCTGGTTCCTCAACCAGGTCCTGCTCGTCGAGACCACCCTCGACCCCCACGCCCTCCTGGACGCGGTCCAGCAGGTCGAGGCGGCCTTGGGGCGCACGCGGGAGGCCCGCTGGGGCCCGCGCACCATCGACATCGACATCCTGCTGTACGACCGTGAGGTCGTGGCCTCGCCGCGCCTGTCGCTGCCGCACCCCGAGCTCGCGCGCCGACGTTTCGTGCTACTGCCCCTGGCCGACCTCGATCCCACCCTGCGGCTGCCCGACGGGCGCAGCGTCACCGAGCTGCTGCATGCCCTGGGGAACAGGCAGCGCGTACGCCGGATTGAGACAACGTGA
- the folP gene encoding dihydropteroate synthase → MRIGTLLLERGRRTYVMGILNVTPDSFAGDGVTDVNAAVARAQAMLAEGADLIDVGGESTRPGASPVPLEEELRRVLPVVERLAADLGAPVSIDTRKAEVARRALRAGAAMVNDVSALRADPAMAGVLAEAQVPVVLMHWAPPPADGAPARDVVAEVVAFLRERIAAAAAAGIARDRIIVDPGFGFAKTLAENLQLLRRLGELRALGCPILVGTSRKGTIGKVLGGLPVEDRLEGTAATVALAIAAGADIVRVHDVRAMVRVARMTDAIVREA, encoded by the coding sequence ATGCGCATCGGAACGCTCCTCCTCGAGCGTGGGCGGCGGACCTACGTCATGGGCATCCTTAACGTGACGCCCGACTCGTTCGCGGGGGACGGCGTGACGGACGTCAACGCGGCCGTGGCCCGGGCGCAGGCCATGCTGGCCGAGGGTGCCGACCTCATCGACGTCGGCGGCGAGTCCACGCGGCCCGGCGCCAGCCCCGTCCCTCTCGAAGAAGAGCTGCGGCGGGTCCTGCCGGTGGTCGAACGGCTGGCCGCCGACCTGGGCGCGCCGGTCTCCATCGACACCCGCAAGGCGGAGGTCGCCCGGCGAGCGCTCCGAGCCGGCGCAGCCATGGTCAACGACGTGAGCGCGCTGCGGGCCGACCCCGCGATGGCCGGCGTCCTCGCCGAGGCCCAGGTGCCGGTGGTGCTCATGCACTGGGCCCCCCCGCCGGCGGATGGCGCCCCGGCCCGGGACGTCGTCGCCGAGGTGGTGGCGTTCCTCCGCGAGCGGATCGCGGCGGCGGCCGCCGCCGGCATCGCCCGGGACCGTATCATCGTGGACCCCGGATTCGGCTTCGCAAAGACCCTCGCGGAGAACCTGCAGCTGCTGCGCCGCCTCGGCGAGCTGCGGGCCCTGGGCTGTCCCATCCTCGTGGGGACGTCGCGCAAAGGTACGATCGGCAAGGTGCTGGGTGGTCTGCCCGTCGAGGACCGCCTCGAAGGGACGGCAGCGACCGTCGCGCTCGCCATCGCCGCTGGGGCCGACATCGTCCGGGTGCACGACGTACGGGCCATGGTCCGGGTGGCACGGATGACCGATGCCATCGTGCGCGAGGCGTGA
- a CDS encoding TIGR03619 family F420-dependent LLM class oxidoreductase: MKFGVGLPTCTEGMMYPVPFAAPADVVRIAVEAEALGYYAVMGNDHMTTQRYVRAEFDVPPNFYEPLVTYAVLAPQTSRIRLMTGVIVLPMRTPVVLAKQVATLDQFSGGRVLLGVGVGAYREEFEALAPGAQAQRGEMLEEGIAALRLLFTERRATFRGRYYAFADVEMYPKPLQRPLPIYVGGNSPRHHRRVVQYADGWLPAALTPAEVAAGLARIRAYAAAAGRELTRLDVALQVGVSIAPTREAAVERFLRSQLYKHLVSLRGSTMRGLAVESFAERNLLGTPEDIRRQVEAYRDAGVTHLAGLLFVANTVAEFLESMRLFAREVIAAFPEAAP, from the coding sequence ATGAAGTTCGGCGTCGGCCTGCCCACCTGCACCGAGGGCATGATGTACCCCGTGCCGTTCGCGGCCCCGGCGGACGTCGTGCGCATCGCCGTCGAGGCCGAGGCGCTGGGCTACTACGCGGTGATGGGCAACGACCACATGACCACGCAGCGGTACGTGCGCGCCGAGTTCGACGTGCCGCCCAACTTCTACGAGCCGCTGGTCACCTACGCGGTGCTGGCGCCGCAGACGTCGCGCATCCGCCTGATGACGGGCGTGATCGTGCTGCCGATGCGCACACCCGTGGTGCTGGCCAAGCAGGTGGCGACCCTCGACCAGTTCTCCGGCGGCCGGGTGCTGCTGGGCGTCGGCGTGGGGGCCTACCGGGAGGAGTTCGAGGCGCTGGCCCCGGGAGCCCAGGCGCAGCGGGGCGAGATGCTGGAAGAGGGGATTGCGGCCCTGCGGCTGCTGTTCACCGAACGGCGTGCCACGTTCCGCGGCCGCTACTACGCGTTCGCCGACGTGGAGATGTACCCGAAGCCCCTGCAGCGGCCGCTGCCGATCTACGTCGGGGGCAACTCGCCGCGCCACCACCGCCGGGTGGTGCAGTACGCCGACGGCTGGCTCCCCGCGGCGCTGACCCCCGCCGAAGTGGCGGCCGGCCTGGCCCGGATCAGGGCGTACGCGGCCGCAGCCGGCCGCGAGCTCACCCGTCTCGACGTGGCCCTGCAGGTGGGCGTGAGCATCGCGCCCACGCGCGAGGCGGCGGTCGAGCGCTTCCTGCGCTCGCAGCTGTACAAGCACCTGGTCTCGCTGCGGGGCTCGACGATGCGGGGCCTGGCCGTGGAGTCGTTCGCCGAGCGCAACCTCCTGGGCACGCCCGAGGACATCCGCCGGCAGGTCGAGGCCTACCGGGACGCTGGGGTGACGCACCTGGCCGGGCTGCTGTTCGTGGCCAACACCGTCGCCGAGTTCCTGGAGAGCATGCGGCTGTTCGCCCGCGAGGTCATCGCAGCGTTCCCGGAGGCAGCGCCGTGA
- a CDS encoding Xaa-Pro peptidase family protein, whose protein sequence is MTGPLLHAARAEALMAAQDLDALVATTYQNVYYASGFWSFTQPLLRTAQVYAVLPRGAPDRVAVAFPVGEADMVAECPPHAAQLIPFGVFYVERGDGPLGGAGDARLLQLGVEAVPEPTAADALVAALAAAGVTAGRVGIDEIGIAPDVLERVRARLDRLTFLPAARTWRAVRAVKTPEEVVRLHRAARIVEGAIDAALQAAHAGMTERAMARVFDEAVLAAGAQPLFAVIAFGAHAAYPNARPGDRRLEAGDLIRFDVGCLFQGYCADIARTAVFGAPSLRQAAVYRALLAGLDAALDAVRPGASAQDVFEAAMAAAQRAGLRHYRRHHVGHGVGLEIYDEPLLGPGQAIPLEAGMVLEVETPYYELGFGGLQVEETVLVTDGGCRLLTESDRSLRQVG, encoded by the coding sequence GTGACCGGCCCGCTGCTGCACGCCGCCCGGGCCGAGGCGCTGATGGCCGCGCAGGATCTGGACGCGCTGGTGGCCACCACCTACCAGAACGTCTACTACGCCAGCGGGTTCTGGAGCTTCACCCAGCCACTCCTGCGCACGGCCCAGGTGTACGCGGTGTTGCCCCGCGGCGCGCCAGACCGGGTCGCCGTGGCCTTCCCCGTGGGCGAGGCGGACATGGTGGCCGAGTGCCCGCCCCATGCGGCGCAGCTGATCCCCTTTGGGGTGTTCTACGTGGAGCGCGGCGACGGGCCGCTTGGGGGCGCTGGCGACGCGCGCCTGCTGCAGCTGGGCGTCGAGGCGGTGCCGGAGCCCACGGCCGCCGACGCGCTGGTGGCGGCGCTGGCCGCCGCCGGGGTGACCGCGGGGCGCGTGGGCATCGACGAGATCGGGATCGCTCCCGACGTGCTGGAGCGCGTGCGCGCGCGGCTGGATCGGCTGACGTTCCTCCCGGCCGCACGCACCTGGCGCGCCGTCCGCGCGGTCAAGACGCCGGAGGAGGTCGTGCGCCTGCACCGTGCCGCCCGCATCGTGGAGGGCGCGATCGACGCGGCGCTGCAGGCCGCCCACGCCGGGATGACCGAGCGCGCCATGGCCCGGGTGTTCGACGAGGCGGTCCTGGCTGCTGGCGCGCAGCCGCTGTTCGCGGTGATCGCGTTCGGCGCGCACGCCGCGTACCCCAACGCGCGCCCGGGCGACCGACGGCTGGAGGCTGGCGATCTGATCCGGTTCGACGTGGGCTGTCTCTTCCAGGGGTACTGCGCCGACATCGCCCGCACGGCTGTGTTCGGTGCCCCGTCGCTGCGCCAGGCCGCCGTCTACCGGGCCTTGCTGGCCGGGTTGGACGCTGCGCTGGACGCGGTGCGCCCGGGGGCGAGCGCGCAGGACGTGTTCGAGGCGGCCATGGCGGCGGCCCAGCGCGCCGGGCTGCGGCACTACCGGCGGCACCACGTCGGCCACGGCGTCGGGCTGGAGATCTACGACGAGCCGCTGCTCGGGCCGGGGCAGGCCATCCCGTTGGAGGCCGGCATGGTGCTGGAAGTCGAGACACCGTACTACGAGCTGGGGTTCGGCGGACTGCAGGTGGAGGAGACGGTCCTGGTCACCGACGGCGGTTGCCGGCTGCTGACCGAGAGCGACCGCAGCCTGCGGCAGGTGGGGTGA
- a CDS encoding pyridoxal-phosphate dependent enzyme gives MGRVVGLRCLRCDAAFPPQEMPRGCPLCADDRGASNVTPVYAVDLRGDALRAAFAAGPRSMWRYAPLLPADGPPVTLEEGWTPLVRLERLGDAWDLPGLWVKDETRNPTGSFKDRMAAVAITRARAAAVDVVTLASSGNAGASAAAYAARAGLRCVVFTTPQAPEAVRQQMQALGALLVATPTAAERWTLLRACVEELGWYPLTNFLTPPVGSNPFGVEGYKTIAFEICEACDWEPPAWVIVPTCYGDGLWGIVKGFLELRERGLIARTPRVAAAEVFGPLHAALAAGADAVGAVPAGPSVAWSIAAGVSTYQALHALRAAGGCAAVVDDAAILEAQAQLAAAEGLFVEPSSAAALAAARALRRQGALARTDRVVAVLTATGLKDPGPAARPRPSVPVVAPRVDALVQALAEHYGVVVEPPRARPATE, from the coding sequence ATGGGACGGGTCGTCGGCCTGCGCTGCCTGCGTTGCGACGCCGCCTTCCCGCCGCAGGAGATGCCCCGCGGCTGCCCGCTCTGCGCCGACGACCGCGGCGCCAGCAACGTGACGCCCGTGTACGCGGTGGACCTGCGGGGTGACGCGCTGCGCGCGGCGTTCGCCGCGGGCCCCCGGTCGATGTGGCGCTATGCGCCGCTGTTGCCCGCCGACGGCCCGCCGGTCACCCTCGAGGAAGGGTGGACGCCGCTCGTGCGACTGGAGCGGCTGGGCGACGCGTGGGATCTGCCCGGGTTGTGGGTGAAGGACGAGACGCGCAACCCGACGGGGTCGTTCAAGGACCGCATGGCCGCCGTGGCGATCACGCGGGCGCGTGCCGCCGCTGTCGACGTGGTCACCCTGGCGTCGTCGGGGAACGCCGGCGCGTCCGCCGCAGCCTACGCCGCCCGGGCCGGCCTGCGGTGCGTCGTCTTCACCACCCCGCAGGCCCCGGAGGCGGTACGGCAGCAGATGCAGGCGCTGGGCGCGCTGCTGGTGGCGACGCCCACCGCTGCCGAGCGATGGACGCTGCTGCGGGCGTGCGTGGAGGAGCTCGGCTGGTATCCGTTGACGAACTTCCTCACACCGCCCGTGGGGAGCAACCCCTTCGGCGTGGAGGGCTACAAGACCATCGCGTTCGAGATCTGCGAGGCGTGCGACTGGGAGCCGCCCGCGTGGGTGATCGTGCCCACCTGTTACGGGGACGGGTTGTGGGGGATCGTCAAGGGGTTCCTGGAGCTGCGCGAGCGGGGGCTGATCGCGCGCACGCCGCGGGTCGCGGCCGCCGAGGTGTTCGGGCCGTTGCACGCGGCGCTGGCCGCTGGCGCCGATGCCGTGGGGGCTGTCCCCGCGGGTCCCTCGGTGGCCTGGTCGATCGCAGCGGGCGTCAGCACTTACCAGGCGCTGCACGCGCTGCGCGCCGCCGGGGGCTGCGCCGCCGTCGTCGACGACGCCGCCATCCTGGAGGCTCAGGCGCAGCTGGCTGCCGCAGAAGGGCTGTTCGTCGAGCCGTCGTCCGCCGCCGCGCTGGCGGCGGCTCGCGCGCTGCGGCGCCAGGGCGCGCTGGCCCGCACGGATCGGGTGGTGGCGGTCCTGACGGCGACCGGCCTGAAGGATCCGGGGCCTGCCGCGCGCCCGCGTCCGTCGGTGCCCGTGGTGGCGCCCCGCGTGGACGCGCTGGTGCAGGCGCTGGCGGAGCACTATGGGGTCGTTGTGGAGCCGCCACGCGCACGGCCCGCCACGGAGTAG
- a CDS encoding ABC transporter substrate-binding protein encodes MRRLHRLVVLTVGAVLLAGGLAPGPQVAAQAPRRLVIGIGSIPNTPDPHLDSTANALPAYATMFEKLVASDGKGGFRGVLARSWRLVDPTTWEFTLQSGVRFHNGMTLTPEDVKFTIERILDPATRSPWLGRISAIERVDVTGPQTLRIVTRGPFAPLLQGLTVVDILPAAYFQERGAAGFAAAPVGTGPFVFGEWHRQDRMVVRANAGYWRGRPRLDEIVFRAIPEDSTRVAGLETGELDVGVLVPPEQVDRLKARGLQVGTVDLAQGMVVNLRSNVPGPLQHRKVRQALNYAVDKEAILRSILRGHGRILNGQVVGPDAFGHNPNLAPYAYDVARAKRLLAEAGYGGGFEVTFHGTIGRYTKDKEIEELIIGQLAEVGVRARLEIVEGGVYIQRHIARQLGPLWIWAWQYFPAMDADLPLNFFTCAGVGNFFCSRDFDDLFAQTRREMDPGRRRALLQRLALLVREEAPVIFLVQTPGIYAAQPRVTGFTWRSDYLMDLHRVDLQRR; translated from the coding sequence ATGCGACGTCTGCACCGGCTCGTGGTGTTGACGGTAGGCGCGGTCCTGCTCGCGGGCGGGCTGGCGCCCGGTCCGCAGGTGGCAGCCCAGGCACCACGCCGCCTCGTGATCGGGATCGGCTCGATTCCCAACACGCCCGACCCCCACCTGGACAGCACGGCCAATGCGCTGCCGGCCTACGCCACCATGTTCGAGAAGCTGGTAGCGAGCGACGGGAAGGGCGGGTTCCGCGGCGTGCTGGCCCGGTCGTGGCGGCTGGTGGATCCCACCACGTGGGAGTTCACGCTCCAGTCGGGCGTGCGCTTCCACAACGGCATGACGCTGACGCCCGAGGACGTCAAGTTCACCATCGAGCGGATCCTCGACCCTGCGACGCGCTCGCCCTGGCTGGGGCGCATCTCCGCCATCGAGCGCGTCGACGTCACCGGGCCCCAGACCCTCCGCATCGTCACCCGGGGCCCCTTCGCGCCGCTGCTGCAGGGCCTGACGGTGGTGGACATCCTGCCCGCGGCGTACTTCCAGGAGCGCGGGGCCGCCGGGTTCGCCGCGGCGCCGGTGGGGACCGGGCCCTTCGTCTTCGGCGAGTGGCACCGGCAGGATCGCATGGTCGTGCGCGCCAACGCGGGCTACTGGCGCGGCCGCCCGCGCCTGGACGAGATCGTCTTTCGCGCCATCCCCGAGGACTCGACCCGCGTGGCGGGGCTGGAGACCGGCGAGCTGGACGTGGGCGTGCTGGTGCCCCCCGAGCAGGTCGACCGGCTGAAGGCGCGCGGCCTGCAGGTGGGGACGGTGGACCTGGCGCAGGGCATGGTGGTGAACCTGCGCTCCAACGTGCCCGGGCCCCTGCAGCACCGCAAGGTGCGTCAGGCCCTCAACTATGCCGTGGACAAGGAGGCGATCCTGCGGTCGATCCTGCGCGGCCACGGCCGGATCCTCAACGGACAGGTGGTGGGGCCCGATGCGTTCGGCCACAACCCGAACCTGGCGCCCTACGCCTACGACGTGGCGCGAGCGAAGCGGCTGCTGGCCGAGGCGGGCTACGGCGGTGGGTTCGAGGTGACGTTCCACGGCACCATCGGGCGCTACACCAAGGACAAGGAGATCGAGGAGCTGATCATCGGGCAGCTGGCCGAGGTGGGCGTGCGCGCCCGCCTGGAGATCGTCGAGGGCGGTGTGTACATCCAGCGACACATCGCGCGCCAGCTGGGACCGCTGTGGATCTGGGCCTGGCAGTACTTCCCCGCCATGGACGCCGACCTGCCGCTCAACTTCTTCACGTGCGCAGGGGTCGGGAACTTCTTCTGCAGCCGTGACTTCGACGACCTGTTCGCGCAGACACGGCGCGAGATGGACCCAGGCCGGCGCCGGGCGCTGTTGCAGCGGCTCGCGCTGCTCGTGCGGGAGGAAGCGCCGGTCATCTTCCTGGTGCAGACGCCGGGCATCTACGCGGCGCAGCCGCGGGTCACGGGCTTCACCTGGCGGTCCGACTACCTGATGGACCTGCACCGCGTGGACCTGCAGCGGCGGTAG
- a CDS encoding ABC transporter permease, protein MVSYVARRLLDAVLGVLGVTTIAFLAIRLSGDPVALLVTEYATPEDIARVRRVLGLDQPLWVQYGRFLGDVLRGDFGESLRFIKPAAPLVYGALPATLTLAVAALFIALALALPLGLLAGMRRGSVLDGAAIVLATLGQSVPYFWLGILLIMAFAVRLQWLPAFGSESWRHLILPALTLAMTPMARIARIVRAGMVEVLTQDYIRTARAKGLPGGAIVLRHALPNLAIPLVTILALDFGTLLGGAVVTETIFAWPGVGRLVVQAIQSRDYPVVQAAVFYLATSVVLLNLALDVLYARLDPRIRYA, encoded by the coding sequence ATGGTGTCGTACGTCGCCCGCCGCCTGCTCGACGCCGTGCTGGGCGTGCTGGGCGTCACCACCATCGCCTTCCTGGCCATCCGGCTCTCGGGCGATCCGGTGGCGCTCCTGGTCACCGAGTACGCGACCCCCGAGGACATCGCGCGGGTCCGGCGCGTCCTGGGGCTCGACCAGCCGCTGTGGGTGCAGTACGGGCGGTTCCTCGGCGACGTCCTGCGGGGCGACTTCGGGGAGTCGCTGCGCTTCATCAAGCCGGCCGCGCCCCTGGTCTACGGAGCGCTCCCGGCGACGCTGACGCTGGCGGTCGCGGCACTGTTCATCGCGCTGGCGCTGGCCCTGCCGCTTGGCCTGCTGGCCGGCATGCGGCGCGGCTCGGTGCTCGACGGGGCCGCGATCGTGCTGGCCACCCTGGGCCAGTCGGTCCCCTACTTCTGGCTGGGCATCCTGCTGATCATGGCCTTCGCGGTGCGCCTGCAGTGGCTGCCGGCGTTCGGCAGCGAGAGCTGGCGCCACCTGATCCTCCCCGCCCTGACCTTGGCCATGACGCCCATGGCCCGTATCGCGCGCATCGTGCGGGCGGGCATGGTCGAGGTCCTGACGCAGGACTACATCAGGACCGCGCGCGCCAAAGGTCTGCCCGGCGGCGCCATCGTGCTCCGCCACGCCTTGCCCAACCTGGCCATCCCGCTGGTGACGATCCTGGCGCTGGACTTCGGCACGCTGCTGGGCGGTGCCGTGGTCACCGAGACGATCTTCGCGTGGCCGGGGGTGGGTCGGCTGGTGGTACAGGCGATCCAGAGCCGCGACTACCCGGTGGTGCAGGCCGCGGTGTTCTACCTGGCTACGAGCGTCGTGCTCCTCAACCTGGCGCTGGACGTGCTGTACGCGCGGCTCGACCCGCGCATTCGCTATGCCTAG
- a CDS encoding ABC transporter permease, translating to MPRAVAEVRVRPARLVLAPVGAPGRRRGWRRHHHVAALAAAFLAVVAMVALLAPWVAPHPPTRQRIAQRLLPPSWAGGRPEHVLGTDQLGRDIASRIVYGARVSLAVAVVAVGLAAGTGVTLGVTAGYYGGRLERVLTRLADVQLAFPLTLLVITLIAILGPGLGNVVLAMALGGWATYFRMARAQVLALREAEYVMAARCLGVPDRRIAFRHILPNALSPLVVLASFSVAQVIILESALSFLGLGVQPPTPTWGGMLADSRDYLAVAWWLAAFPGLALTLTVLAINVLGDWLRDLLDPRLVM from the coding sequence ATGCCTAGGGCCGTCGCCGAGGTCCGCGTGCGGCCGGCGCGCCTCGTGCTGGCGCCGGTCGGGGCCCCGGGCCGCCGGCGCGGGTGGCGCCGCCACCACCACGTGGCAGCACTCGCGGCAGCGTTCCTCGCGGTGGTCGCCATGGTCGCGCTGCTGGCGCCCTGGGTCGCACCCCACCCGCCGACGCGCCAGCGGATCGCGCAGCGGCTGCTCCCACCGTCCTGGGCCGGCGGGCGCCCCGAGCACGTGCTCGGCACCGACCAGCTCGGCCGGGACATCGCCAGCCGGATCGTCTACGGCGCCCGGGTGTCGCTCGCCGTGGCGGTGGTGGCCGTGGGGCTGGCGGCGGGCACCGGCGTGACGCTGGGCGTGACCGCCGGCTACTACGGGGGGCGCCTGGAGCGGGTGCTGACGCGCCTGGCCGACGTCCAGCTGGCGTTCCCGCTCACGCTGCTGGTGATCACGCTCATCGCCATCCTCGGCCCGGGGCTTGGCAACGTGGTGCTCGCCATGGCCCTCGGCGGCTGGGCGACGTACTTTCGGATGGCGCGGGCGCAGGTGCTGGCGTTGCGCGAGGCCGAGTACGTGATGGCTGCCCGGTGTCTGGGCGTGCCCGATCGCCGCATCGCCTTCCGGCACATCCTTCCCAACGCGCTCTCGCCGCTGGTGGTGCTGGCCTCGTTCTCGGTCGCCCAGGTCATCATCCTCGAATCGGCCCTCAGCTTCCTCGGCCTGGGGGTGCAGCCCCCGACGCCGACGTGGGGGGGCATGCTCGCCGACAGCCGCGACTACCTGGCCGTGGCGTGGTGGCTGGCGGCCTTTCCCGGCCTCGCCCTGACGCTGACGGTGCTGGCGATCAACGTGCTGGGGGACTGGCTGCGGGACCTGCTCGATCCGCGGCTCGTGATGTGA